A window of Flavobacterium psychrophilum genomic DNA:
AACCGATAAAGATCTTAACCCGGTACGCCCTTCAATCATATGGTGTGATAGCCGTGCTGCTGAAATTGGCGACGCTATTTACAGTCAACTGGGTCATTTAAACTCTCAGAAACTTATTTTAGGAAGCCCCGGCAACTTTACAGCATCTAAACTTAAGTGGGTTAAAGATAACGAACCCGAAGTATTTGCTAAAGCAGCACACTTTATGCTTCCCGGCGATTTTATTGCCGCAAAACTTTCAGGCAAAGCACAAACCAGCACATCCGGACTATCTGAAGCTACCCTTTGGAACTTTACTAAAGGACAACTGGCTACAGAAGTACTCGACGCTATGGATATACCTTCGAGCCTTGTGCCCGAAGTGGTACCCAACTTTGGTCATCAGGCAGACATTAGCGCTTCAGTCGCTGTAGACCTTGGTCTTAGCCCATCTGTAAAAATCACGTATAGAGCGGGAGACCAGCCTAACAATGCATTATCGCTTAATGTTCTTCGCCCGGGCGAAATAGCTACTACAGCAGGAACATCGGCAGTAGTATATGCTGTTAGCGAAAACGACACGTACGATGCGAACAACCGCATCAATACCTTTTTACACGTAAACAACACCGAAACCGAAAAACGTAATGGCGTGATGCTTTGCATTAACGGCTCGGGTATATTATACCAATGGCTGCGCAGGATAATGTCTCTGGGCGGCAACGAACTTATATCATACGAAAGGCTTAATGCCGAGGCTGCTAAAGCGCAACCGGGCAGCGAAGCACTTCGTTTTTACCCGTTTGGCAATGGCGTTGAACGCATTTTTAACAACAAACAGGCTACATCGGGCATACAAAACCTGAATTTCAACATACACCAGTCGTCACACCTGGTACGCTCTGCTTGCGAGGGTATCGTGTTTGCAATGAACTATGGTTTTGATGTCATGAAATCGGTAGGTGTATCGGGTACTGTAGTACGTGCCGGTAAAGCCAACCTGTTTTTAAGCCCTGTGTTCCGTGAGATATTTGCCAACACTACACAAACAACGGTAGAGCTTTACAACACAGCGGGTGCCGATGGTGCAGCGCGTGGAGCGGCTTATGGTTTCGGCTACTACAACTCGCTTAACGAAGCGTTTGAAAGCCTTACCTGCCTTGACCGCATAGAGCCAAACCCTGCTTTGATCCAGCAGTATGCTGAGATCTATGAATTATGGAAGAACAATATTAATATAATGCAACCAAATGAGTACAACGACAAATCAATCATTCTTTAAAAACATAGATAAAATACAATACGAAGGCAAAGGAAGCAATAACCCTCTTGCCTTTAAATGGTATGACGAAAACCGTGTGGTAGCGGGCAAAACACTTAAAGACCACTTTAAGTTTGCAATGGCTTACTGGCACACGCTTAACAATAAAGGCGGAGATCCTTTCGGAAGCCCTACTGAAACTTTTTCATGGGACAGCCACGAAAATGTTATAGCAAGAGCTAAAGAAAAAATGGATGCCGGTTTTGAATTCATGTCTAAACTTGGAATTCCTTACTACTGTTTCCATGATGTGGATATGGTAGATGAGGCTTCCACGCTTGCTGAGTTTGAAAGACGTATTCAGGAAATGGTTGAGTACGCTAAACAAAAACAACATGAAACAGGTATAAAACTGCTTTGGGGTACTTCTAACCTTTTTAGCAATCCTCGTTACATGAACGGTGCTGCTACCAACCCTAACTTTGATGTTTTGGCTTATGCAGGTGCACAGGCTAAAATTGCTATTGATGCTACTGTTGCACTTGGCGGAGAAAACTATGTATTCTGGGGTGGCCGTGAAGGTTATATGAGCCTTTTAAACACTAACATGAAACGCGAGCAGGACCATATGGGTCAGTTTTTAGCAACGTGCCGTGACTATGCAAGGAAACAAGGGTTTACAGGTAACTTTTTACTTGAGCCAAAACCTATGGAGCCAATGAAACACCAGTATGATTTTGATGCTGCTACATGTATTAACTTCATTAACACATACGGACTTCAGAACGACTTTAAATTAAATATCGAGGTAAACCACGCTACACTGGCAGGCCATACTTTTGAGCATGAACTTTTAGTTTCTGCTAATGCAGGTATGTTAGGTAGTATTGATGCTAACCGTGGTGATTACCAAAACGGATGGGATACAGATCAGTTCCCTATAGATGTTTACGAAATTACGCAGGCTATGCTTGTTTTCCTTGAGCATGGAGGAATGCAGGGCGGTGGTGTAAACTTTGATGCTAAAGTACGCCGTAACTCTATTGATCTTGACGATAAATTCATTGCCCACATTTCGGGTATGGACACTTTTGCACGTGGCCTTATATGTGCAGACCATATATTACAAAATACAGACTACAAGAAGTTACGCACAGAGCGTTACAAATCATTTGACGGCGGTGAAGGCGCTAAGTTTGAAAAGGGAGAGCTTACTTTAGAAGGACTTAACGACATTGCCCGTAGAAATGGAGAACCTACACCTATAAGCGGAAAGCAGGAATTATTTGAACAGCTTGTTGCCAACGCTTACTAGGAGATTACCCAACATTTAACAAACTATAACCTAACAACTCTAATTAATTATGAAAAGTAAAATTTGCGTTTCGCCTAAAATGGCTACCTTTTGCTTATCATTTCTATTTATGCTAAGCTTTTCATCGGTTTTTGCCCAACAAAA
This region includes:
- a CDS encoding xylose isomerase (catalyzes the interconversion of D-xylose to D-xylulose), yielding MSTTTNQSFFKNIDKIQYEGKGSNNPLAFKWYDENRVVAGKTLKDHFKFAMAYWHTLNNKGGDPFGSPTETFSWDSHENVIARAKEKMDAGFEFMSKLGIPYYCFHDVDMVDEASTLAEFERRIQEMVEYAKQKQHETGIKLLWGTSNLFSNPRYMNGAATNPNFDVLAYAGAQAKIAIDATVALGGENYVFWGGREGYMSLLNTNMKREQDHMGQFLATCRDYARKQGFTGNFLLEPKPMEPMKHQYDFDAATCINFINTYGLQNDFKLNIEVNHATLAGHTFEHELLVSANAGMLGSIDANRGDYQNGWDTDQFPIDVYEITQAMLVFLEHGGMQGGGVNFDAKVRRNSIDLDDKFIAHISGMDTFARGLICADHILQNTDYKKLRTERYKSFDGGEGAKFEKGELTLEGLNDIARRNGEPTPISGKQELFEQLVANAY
- a CDS encoding carbohydrate kinase codes for the protein MYFLGIDLGSSSIKLSVLDAEKGSIIASVSVPDFEMEMVAPKFGWAEQDPNQWWEYVKTGIGQLGSKHNVDLKRIAGIGIAYQMHGLVLTDKDLNPVRPSIIWCDSRAAEIGDAIYSQLGHLNSQKLILGSPGNFTASKLKWVKDNEPEVFAKAAHFMLPGDFIAAKLSGKAQTSTSGLSEATLWNFTKGQLATEVLDAMDIPSSLVPEVVPNFGHQADISASVAVDLGLSPSVKITYRAGDQPNNALSLNVLRPGEIATTAGTSAVVYAVSENDTYDANNRINTFLHVNNTETEKRNGVMLCINGSGILYQWLRRIMSLGGNELISYERLNAEAAKAQPGSEALRFYPFGNGVERIFNNKQATSGIQNLNFNIHQSSHLVRSACEGIVFAMNYGFDVMKSVGVSGTVVRAGKANLFLSPVFREIFANTTQTTVELYNTAGADGAARGAAYGFGYYNSLNEAFESLTCLDRIEPNPALIQQYAEIYELWKNNINIMQPNEYNDKSIIL